In Girardinichthys multiradiatus isolate DD_20200921_A chromosome 10, DD_fGirMul_XY1, whole genome shotgun sequence, the sequence GGTTTAGATTctacaacaatatcccaagctgtgaacatctcaaagagctttgttcaatccatcatctgaacatggaaagagggTGGAGATCCACAATTCACAAATCTGTTTGTCACAAGCCAGGAAGGAGGCACAATAAACATGTAGAAGGTTTATGCCCAGATTTCTGTGTTGCTgacaataaatctaaaacatagtggcggcagcatcatgctgtggggatgcttttcttcagcaggaacgggaatgctggtcagagttgatgggaggatgaatggagctaaatgtaCAGCCAGAGCTTCGATGCAATGGTTTAATTTTACGTTATAgtggaccagtcaaagtccagacctagagTCAGTTAAGAATCTGTGGTGAGATTCTAAAattaatgttcacagacactctcctttcaatctgactgagcaatAGTTGTTTTGTGTGCACAAATATCAGTTTCTACATGTGCAGAACTGGTGGAGTCCTACCCTTAAACCCTTGACGTTGTAaccgccacacttttcagattatttgtgaaataaatggaaaaaaaacatgtatcactgtcctttcacttcacagttctGCTCTACTTTGTTAAGGTCCGTCAGATAAAATCCTATTATAATACTCTGATGTTGTCGGTTGTGTTGGGCCACCGTCCATTTTGTGTGGTAAACGAACTACTCCACCTCCCAGCATGcattgcagctctgacgtcactggcaAAGGCAATAAATAGCTAGCTCAAGCAAACGCTAACTGCTAAACCGGTATGAACCGTTGGCCATTTTGAGTTGATCATGGACACTTGACTACACCCAGGACCCCCACCTCCTTTTTCTGCATACCTACAACCCATCTTCAAAGTCAGCTGAATAGAAAGAAGCCGTCTTCAAGTAATTGTGTTCTTTTCGTTAATGATCCAATTTTTCCTGCTACTCCGGGCAGGATGAGGAGTAGATTAAGGTGGCCTAGGATCGCCACCAGTTAGTCTAATgcaggggtctccaactccagtcctcaagagctaATGTCCTGGAGCTGTTAGATGcctccctgctccaacacacctgaatcaaatgtatAGCTCATTACCAGGCCTTTGGCAAACTTGAAGGCATGCTGTGGAGGTAATTCAATCATTGGATGAAtcatgttggagcagggatgtatCTAAAAGTTACAGGGGAGTTGCTCACAGGGACTGGACTTGGAGACCCCTGGTCTAATGTATTAACTTTTGTATTTTTGATCAACATATTGCTGACTCAGTTGGAGTTAAAGTGTACTTATAAGCAGGCTGAAGCTGAGATCTGAGCCTTGTGTTGAGTCTCTGCTCATCTCCATGGTCTCACCGTTTATAGCCCTGTATTTTTCCATGGGTTTCCCGCTCAGAGTTTATGATCCTTGGTTTTCAAACTAGTTCGCtatcagctgttagtggctaTGGAGTCCGGCTGCTGGGTACCGGGTCTGAGCTGGCCTGGTTCTACCGTTTTACCAGCTGAGGGCCGCTTTCGAGATGCATCAACGGACCAAAGGAAGCTTCACCGTTTGTtaattttgttctattttccAAGTCATTCCAAATTGTTGTTTTATTCCCACTTCTGTCCATAAACTGTTGGTTTGGTTTTCATCTACACTCAGTGCGCAtccttatttttggtttattaGTTTACCCCTTTTGTTGAATAGTGCTTGCTTAATTAGGTGAAAGTTGTTGGACCTGAATAGTGATTGTTGTTAAACCAATAGTGACTATtggttcacatagataaagacacagtgtttgtgtttattttgggtAAGAGTGATTTTCTGTCAACTAAGGTTAGTGTTCCACACCATAAAACTGTTGATAACGcagtgacatttagcgtggttttggttaataattaacaattattaatgacaattaattaattgtaattattaagtgctgttAGCCTAgcaatcacaacaccagagtgtatctctgatttctatttataagaaatgatttttggttagaatttattacttctgaattatgatttttaagtataatatttttgataaatatttataatcaataacCATAAATTCTTAGAGTTGTAATGTGTAAAGTGTGGAAAACCTCAGGGGgggttaataataattttgcagTTAAATAtgagaacagaaaaacaagactCAGTTTGACTCATAAACAGTGAATCAGAAACTCATCGCTGAAGAAGTTACCTCCGTCAGGCTTCGTCTGTTCTGCGTGATTCCTCTTTGGTCCAGAGCAGAGGggttgatgttcacagacccATAGGACATCATGTCTGGATGCTCTATATCATATATAGCCTTGACTCTGGGAATTGCTGCTAAGTCTCGGTAATCAATGATCTCATCATCTACTTTTGCCTGGTAGGGGAGGAGGaaatgcacacacacgcacgcacaggAGACAGAAGCAGCACACAGCGGAGGTTAGGTTGAGGAGAAAGATCGAAAGGTTTACATCTCAGCAGGGAGGAATCAAGCTTTAATCCCGCAGCACCTGGATTATTTTTACTTTGGCACATGAGGTAGCCTGATTCTACAAGTTCTCCCACCTTGTTTCTGTTCACATCTACCAGTTATTTACAAGGCTTTGAAGGCAAACAAAGTTTTTGGCTTGCGAGGTGCTTTAAGGGCAAAAAAGctttcttcatttaaaaaaaaaaacaggaatagACGATAAAAGGTTCAATGCAGGTAAGACACTAAAGCACAATTCTTTCACAGCGATCTCAGTTCGTATTGAGCAAATGATTACCTGCTCAATATGAGGCTGATTTACTCTACTgatgaataaatgaagaaaatgtaaataacagcTGAGCTCAAACTGAAATCACATTTTCTCAAACATGAAAGCTAGTTCCGACCAGTCAAGGTTGAGAAATTTTCAGAAAGTTTTAATATAATGAAACGGACTCCAATACAGTTTCCATTAATGTCTTCataaatttttaaaaagattcaTCTTTAACAAGCAACTTGTCCAGGTGACTCCCCTGTACGAATAAAAGTGCataactaaaacagaaaacataaaatgtggAGAAGAGAAGATGCTGGGAATGAGGCAGCATGAGAACTTACACAGATGGTTCTACCAGGGCTGCTAGGAGTGCACGAGCCTGGCCTGGAGCAGGAGCTTTCAGATGAGGATCTGTTGGGCTGAAAGATAACAAACTGTCTGGACCGGTCGAGCCTTACTCAGTGTAACATGCACCAAAGATTTAACACggtagtgtgtttgtgtggtgtaTTAAGAGAAGAATGTGTTCATCTACAAGTacagctgaaataaaaataaatattgtgaaaatgttGTAGCATAgccatagaaagttgagtggaaggaaaaagtgtagtgGGAAAAGATGAATAACCACATCCTTGAGAGGTTTGTCAAGCTAAATCCATTGATGAATTTGGAGGAGCCTCACAAGAAGTGGGCCAAGGCTGGAGTCTGTGCATCAAGATCCATTACACACAGAAGAATCCtgcacatgggctacaaatgccACATTTCTCATATGAatgacagaaaatattaaacgTTGTCATGAGATGAGCTGTATACTGAGCTGTATGTGCCAAATTATTTTTGACATGCAAGTTAGAGACAGTAAACTGGTACACTGCAGTGATTTGGGAGAATTTAgatgaaaaaccaaaatcagaaaaacagcATAGCTTGCAACAAAATCCGTGCCAAAATATGccaaaattaaaatcttttcatTCATCCCTAAGTGTAAGAAACTGACCTCACTGTAGCTAATCTTGCACAATCTAAAGCATTTTATGATTTGTCGAAGCACAATGCATCTACTTTGCCTTTCAAAAGTTCCACCCAACTTGAGCTTTTCCACCTTTTGTCAATCtgcaatcacaaacttcagAGAATTTCTTGGGGGTTATATGTGTTAGACAAAAAGTGAACGCCTGGTTTCTGTGATAAGCCATGTAAGGGCAGCAAACATGTTGAACAGTTTGTTTTGGTCGGATCAGtctaaaactgaactttttagaCTATATAGAAAAGCCATTGTGTTGCAGAAAATAAATCCCCTGAACACCCAATAAAgtctgtcaaacatggtggtggcagcattaggctgtggggatgcttttctttacaaGGAACAAGGATGCTGGTCAGGGGTTGGGCAACAACCCTAATCATACTGTTAGAGCTACAATAAACAGGTTTAGATTAGTGGTGTCCAAATGGAGTCCTCTatggctggtgtcctgcatgttttaggtatTTTCCTTGTTCGACGCACCTGAATCGAGCAAAGTGGGTCATTAGCAGGCTCCTGTTGAACTTGGAAACATCCTGAGGTCTTAATTGAGCTATTTGGGTCACCTGTGTTGGAGCAGAGATACAACTAGAAAATGTAGGACACCGGCTCTTAAAAACTGGATTCGGACACGTCTGGTTTGGATCAGAGCATACTCATGCgttgcaatggcccagtcaaagtccagatctaatcCCAACTAAGAATCTGGTGTAAGTCTTGAAACTTGATGCTCAGGAGATGCTGTCCATGCAATCTGCCTGAGCCTAAAGTATTTTgtaagaagaatggacaaaattactcttttctgcaacaaaatattatccTACAAAGTATCAGCTCAGTGGGGCTGAATATTAAGGCAGCCCAGTTTTTCTAAATGTTATGTGGTTTATTATTCACCTTATGTTGgtcgatcacataaaatcctaatgaaattCATAAAAGTTTGTGGCTATAATTTGACAAAggagtgtgaatacttctgATGGACACTGTAATTGGCCTAAACTGGtaatacaaacagagttttaccaGATTTATTAATCAGTTATTATTTTCACAGCATAGCATGCTATCAGTGCGGAAAACAAACAGGCCTGCACACAATAACAACCTTCAGTTCATGTGGGGGGTAAAAGAAATCGAGACAGGGAGTCTTTGGTCTGTCGACCTGGAAAGGAAATGTAAACAAGTGATGTTGTCAAGCTAATGGTCTACATCATGTTGTGTGAAGCTTGAGAGATCCCATGTAGGAACTGTCTAATGACTCCAGCTTGTAAAACTAAAGGGACATCCTGCATCTGACTCTTTGAAATGTATAGAGCAGGTAGACTGGACGCTTCAGGTCTTACTCTGCAGCTCTCCTCTGTTCTGCGGTTGTCTTTGCAGTTTGGGTGCCAGATGGTGGAACCTGTGAAAGTGTGGACAGTTAGCTACACTGGTCATTTTGAGAAAATAAACATGCAATTATCCAAAATACGTTACAGAATCAGCTGGAGAATTCCTGTACTGACCTCGCACGTACATTTCTTCTCCTTCTGTGAACATTTTACCACATCGGCTGCATCTTGCACAACCTGGGTGGAAGTGCCTTTCACCAGCCTAGAAATAGAAAACAAGCTGGTCAAGTGTTAACTGACAGCCAGGAAATATGTCCTCTAAAACTTGTGGGTTGAAAAAAAGCAACAGCATTATACGGCCACCACCTTGCTTGACACTTGGTACTTGTTTtcaggtttgaaagcctcaacATGGCTCATCCATCTCTCTTCCACCTGACAATGACACTTTGGGTTTTCTTTCAGAACCTGGCAGGAGGTGGCACCTCTGAACACAGTTGTTTGAACTGAGAATTAGGGAACCCTGCAGCTGTTGATGAATGTCTCCAAAAACACTCCCAATATGTGTAAATCAACAGTTCTCCATTTTAGATCTTCCCTGACCGTTCCcttgttcatttatttgtttgtcaGTTTTGGAAAACCTTGACGTTGTACAAATAAGGTAAATACTAGTTTTTGCAGCTGCTTTTAGCAACAATGCCACTGTTCATGTAGAGATGAGGATATTTTATAAATGCAATATTATAACCAGAGATTCCGAACAGACAGATGTCTTACCTCAAGGACTTTTCCTGTAATGAACCTCTGACACACTTCACATTTGACTCCAAACTGATTCTGGTAGTCCCTCTCGCAGTAGGGAAAGCCATCTCTGAAAGATGTACTATATGTGAGTCCACACTTGGTAGTGAGTTCAGATTTTAGAAAATGACGACataattggttcatttactGGTGTAAAACTGGCTAAATAAGATAAATAGCAGAGAAAGATGGCTATGAGAAAGCATGAGTGGAAGTGTGTACTTACTTATTGATGTACTCCCTGCTCAGGATCCTCCTGCAGGCTTTACATTTGAAGCAACCAAGGTGCCACTGACCTCCCAGGGCCAACAGAGCCTGACCGTTTTTGATGTCTCTGCCACAGCCAGAACaatctggaaaaacaaaaatacgtCCATATTCATGTCTGGATATAAACTGtaagtttttttctgaaatcaaatgAGTTCAAAGCTCTTAGATTTGCAGACAGATACTCTAAATCAGGGGCTTACTGGATCTGAATCACTCTTGGCTTTGCTATATCTTTAATTTTAAAGGGAACCAGTTCATTTTGAGCTGTAATGTAGCCAGGTAGTCTTGACAACAGTGTCCAACTGAagtaatcatttattttaaagcatagGAAGTTGGTTGTTTGCTCTCATAGGGTCTTGCAGGTTTTGTGTATATTtacattgcaaaaatattcacaccccctAAACGTCTTCCCATTTTGTCTGGTAACAACAACAAACCTCAGTGAATTTTATCAGGATTATTCATTTTGTTGTTCCCTCCATTTTCCTTATCAACCCTAACCCACGGCTTGAAAAAAGGCATCCCcgcagcatgatactgccaccaccatgtttcacagtggataTGATGTGTTCAACatgcagtgttggttttctgccacactttttggGTGTTAAACTTTGGATTCATCTGACCAGATAGGTTCACGTGTTCTTCCACACATTTCCTGCGTCCCCTACAAGCAAAATGCCCGTCTTGGCAGGTTCAGCTGCGCTGACATGAACAGAGCTTCATAGACATGTTCAAAtcttgaaatattgttttataatctaactcTGGTTTAAACTTTAAACTAACATCTGAGGCAATTTAGTTAGTTtggctggattttattttgggagtaaagggggctaaatTTCAGATTATAAAATGTGACTTTCCTTTCGCTTTACAATAACTTGCTACctcagtaaaatacactgaaatgtgTGGTTATAATGTTGAATGCTTGTAAAGCACTTGATGTAATCGCTGTCAACTGACCTGCAGATTTCTCACAGATGATCCCAAAATGATTTATCAGTCGGTTTTCAAAAGATGCCAGTCTCATCAAAACACAACCCAGTGTATTTATACGGAAATGTAAGGAAATGTGGCACTTGCAGAAAATTATCAATGTCTTTTCTGGACATACCCTGAAAGATGTGGTGCTGGGAGGACtcagaacaacaacaaaagagGCAAAATAAACCAGCAGATGGTTCAGAAACCAAAGTTGGCCAGTGTCCAGTGCACAATCCATAATCTGTGCTGTGACTGAGAATCTAGAGGATCATAGCTCAGGATTTATTAATAGATATTTTATACAGAATGATATCACTTGGAAAGAGAGCTCAACATGAAGGTACTCACTGCTGGGATGATGGATCTGATTAGAAGGAGACACAGGTCCAGTACAGCGCTGACAGATGCAGTTTTTTCCCCTAAAGGTTACGCAGTCCCCTGCAGGGAAGGGCTGTCTGAGAAGCAGacaaaataaacagagataagACAAAACCTCTTTCCCTAAACCTAAAGCTGCCAGAATATTTTTGATTTACTTGCACATGGTGCACACAAAGCAGGCCGGGTGGTAGGACTTCCCCAGGACTGTGACTACCTCCCCCTCCACGAATTCCCCACAGTTGGTGCAGGGCGTGCCGTGAAGGCGCTGGAAGTCCACCGGGCAGAGGCAGTCGCAGTTCCTCATGAAGAAGCCGCTCTGAGCCAAGTCACAGCCACACACTATATGCAAAGACACACATTCACGCACAAACAAAAGGAAACCTTAAGAAAATTCTGCATCCACAAAATGCTGCATAGACAGGTTTTCCGAATCAAACAAGTCTGgtgaaacagtaaaaaaaaattaccacAGTTAGGTCCAAAATATTAACAACCCtggtagatttagatttaaaataatttttatttaacctaGACGGTTGTTTCTAATGagaaatgagacaggcatctctAAAAGATAACAAATCAATTTAAAATGAGCAtttgaaacaaaaactaaaaaatctTTGTTTAAAGCGCTGGGCTATTCTACATTAATATTACCTCCAGTAGGAAGAAAGATGCTGGTAAACTTAAAAGAATCTGCCAGGGGgatgaataattttggacttAACTGTATCTGTGAATATGTTGAACAGGCTTCTAAAAATGTCTCTCAACAGTGGACAAATAAAGGTTTTGCTAAGGCTTGTATATTTTCCTGACTTGACATGAAGAAACTTAGCAGGCTTGCCTGTTCCTTTCAGATGGTGGAAAAGTGAAAATCCcacagagaaacaaagaaacTGCTAGCTTCTGCCGGCAACTAATTCTTAGCTAacattttttgtacttttaaacTGTTAAACTTTGGAATAAATAGTGATGTTGCTTCAAATTTTaaagaatttagtttttttttaaatctgggttttaaaaacaacacttaTAATGTGTTTATCTACCAGCTAGCCAAAGCAAGTTACGCCGCTGTATGTCGCATTTCGGTTCTTGTAATTAATTATATGTCAGTTTTATTgaacttgaaaactgatttcATGCCTTATTTAATACTCAACTGTTCATACACACAAGTCAAGAGGAAACAGTAAGGAAATAAATCTAATTAATCTTAAAAAAGCCCTAAGAAGTCTGAAGGTTGCTGTCATCATTTAGGACTTCATTCAAACAACCAAATGTAACGAGAGGTTTGCTAATGACATCTAAAACAGTCAAAAGAAAGGTTGTAAATTATGGTCtgtctaattcaattcaatttagtttatttatatagcgccaatttacaacacatgtcgtctcaaggttcttcacaacagtcaggttcatacattccaattaatcgtaatcattgaacagttcagtcagattcagttatttattcaaattggataaaaagtttttctatctaaggaaacccagcagattgcatccagtcagtgacttgcagcattcactcctcctggatgagcatgtagagacagtggacagtcactggggttgactttgcagcaatccctcatactgagcatgcatgtagcgacagtggagaggaaaaactcccttttaacaggaagaaacctccagcagaaccagaaccaggctcagtgtgagcggccatctgccacgaccgactgggggcttgagagaacagaacagagacacaaagagaacaaagaagcaccgatccaggagtactttctatgggaaggaaaagtaaatgttaatggatgtagctcctttagtcgtttcatctagaaagaaagaacagatcaactctgagccagttttcaagtttagagtctgaaagagagaacatagagttagtcacagtagaagctcagtcagtagccatgtctaggagagagaaagggttaaacactgaaagacagggccatgtggatcatcggtagaaggtgagcattaagttgttgccaccagaagctcagacgattcccctctccagaaaggtgtcacaggtagacacagagtcaggccaggtgtagcttctaggcctaagcctatagcagcataactacatagatagctcaggataaactaagccactctaactataagctttatcaaaaaggaaagttttaagcctagccttaaaagtagacagggtgtctgcctcacggactaaaactgggagctggttccacaggagaggagcctgataactaaaggatctgcctcccattctacttctagagactctaggaaccaccagtaaacctgcagtctgagaacaaagtgctctgttaggaacatatggaccaatcagatctctgatgtatgatggagctagatcattaagggctttatatgtgaagggaagctaaaataggagaaatattatctctctttttaattttcatcagaactcttgctgcagcattttgaatcagctgaaggcttttaactgcattttgtggacatcctgatagtaaagaattacaatagtccagccttgaagtaacaaatgcatggactagtttttcagcgtcactcctggacaggatatttctaattttggcaatgttccggaggtgaaagaaggaaatcctagaaacctgtttaatatgggatttaaatgacatgtcctggtcaaaaataacaccaaggttttttactttattatcggaggtcaatttaatgccatccaggttaagtgattgactaagcagtttcttttttaaagagtccggtccaaagacgacaacttctgtcttgtctaaatttagaagcaaaaaatttaaagtcatccaagtttttatatcttcaagacatgcttgtagtctatctaactggttgggctcatcaggatttatggataagtaaagctgagtatcatcagcgtaacaattAAAATTGAAAAGAGGGATCTGTTTAGGCTAGAGGTCAGCAACCTTTATattcaaagagccatttttgccatttttgtcttaataaataaaattggtcTGGAGCAGTAAAACATACgtgaccttttttatttttgtgacatCTACTGTATGACATCTACTGTATAGTATTTTATAAGTAAATTAAAgaacacacaaaaatatttatcttaGGTTTTAGAGCAAGAGAAGACGATAAACCCGTTTTctttaatgaaatgtttcagatttattgaaattttaaaaataatatttattttgcagcCTAATGATAAAAAGAACTAAACAAAGAACAATTCCTTGTATCAttagtgtcattctgttgtgTGAATTCTGTGTAAATACAGCATGAAGTACTACAGAAAAGAGGTGGAAGTACcctttttttacctttttatttaaaacctttactcaggtttaaacatttttggccAAAGGTATGAAGAATCACTGTGGAGGGCCTAAAGAGCCACTTGTTGCTCCTGAGCTGCAAGTTCCAGAGGTCTGGTTTAGGCTTTCAGAATCTCTGAATTGACCAGGATTTTTGAAGCATTACTACGCATCAAATCATGCAAATAAATCTATGTGTGTTTGTCAGCAAAGTGACAGGTTACTGACAGGACACGCTGTTTCCTCTCAACTTGTTTGGAGACATTTGATACGGACAAACCCACTCTGTCCCTCTGAGCCTGCTGCAACTGAATGCACTGAGATGCCAAAAACAGATTCACACCGCTCTATTCTGGTCCCGCTGAGACGCACTCAGAGAAAAACAACTCATTTTCTTACCTACACTTGTTTATTTCACAAACAACAGTACTATGAtattaatttacaaaaacatggAGCTAAAATATAGCTCCTAATTAATCTTCCATATGACAGTCATCTGATTTTAAGCATTTAAATCCACAATTTTGAGTCATTCTCTCATACGTTTTTCTCCTTCTGAAAGTGTCTTTGTTTCCTCCAAGCTGTGAACACCACAGTGACATGCGAGGGCATCAGCATGAGCAGCTTGTCAGGACTGATTAGTTGGGACAAAAGCTTGCTGGGGGAAATATGTCCGCTATGAAGCTGGATAACTCAGCTGACTGCAAACCCAGGAGGATCTCACAAAAGCCCATTCTAGATGTTTTTGATAAAACCACGATCCACCAtcactgtattttgtttaaaaaataaaggttggaTAGAAATCTAAAAGGTCAGGTTATATTTAGACTATTGCTTAAgtgtaaattaaatgttaataaatcatttattcTTCACTTTGATGGAATTGCCTGGGGGATTTTTTAAGTTTGtgacaaaataatttcttttctgagattGATTGTTTATGTGGACGTGAACATTCGCCAGCCTAGTAAAGCCCACACAACAATGCATCAGGACAGAAATAGCCACAGTTATTTGGTGCAAGGGTTATGAAATGTTCGGGATTTTATAACCCTTGTGTTTCTGACTTTGACTGAGCCGTACCAGTTGATGACTATAAGGCCTTTCATAAGAGTAGACATTTTATCAAGATATGTTTCTGCACCCTGGCTTCACTCACCCTTGCATGTGAAACACTTTAAGTGGAAGTAGCTGCTCTGCACTCGCAGCGCCTCTCCTTTGCACAATCCTCCACATCTGAAGCACTGGATGGGCTGTTTTCCTGGCGGAGGACACGGCTGGCAGCTGTCCGGGGCATGCAGCACTGCAGGGGCAGAAGGCATGAAGATATTACTGCATTGTTCAATGGCTTATTTATGTAAAAACTGTCTTCCTATCTTCTGTATGGAGCtgtaaaaagcatttttcttctttaactAATTTTAATTTCACACAAAGCCAGTGTGAGTGTGTACAAAActtgttttcaaataatgattgaATTTATTAAGGGCACAAAGCAGCTGACTCCTAAATGATAAAATGAATCACCcctagggctgcacagtggctctgttgctttgcagccagaaggttctgggttcaactcctggcctagagtctttctgcatggagtttgcatgttctccccatgtatgcgtgggttctctccaggtactccggcttcctccacagtccaaaaacatgactgttaggttaattggtctctctgaattcccctcaggtgtgaatgggtgtgtgcatggttgtttgtcctgtatgtctgtgtgttgccctgtgatggactggtgacttctccagggtgtaccccgcctcccgcctgCAAACTGCTGGAGATCACCAGCTCCCACGcaaccctgtacggaagaagtgggtgtagaaaatggatggatgaatggatggatggatggaatcaCACCTAAACCTGCTTACTGATTGTTCGGCCCTCTGTGTCAACACTTTTACTTCCACGTGGAAAGCATTTTGAACAGCCTGTTTAAAGTGACACCACAACATcctaattggatttaagtccacactttgactaggccactccaaagccTTCATTCTGTTTAGTTGTTTTAGCCATTAATAGGTGTACATACTGGCTTGCTTTAAGCATTGTACTGTTACAAGGTCAGACATCCTTCAAGCCAGAATTCATGGCTCCATCAATTATGGGAAGATGTCCAGGTCCTGAGCAGCAGCAAAGTAGATAACTAAAATTCATTTATATAGCATTTTTCTCCAGTGAAGAACACAAGATGCCTCACAGTTAAAACAGACTTTCATATCCTAAAagagaacagaaagaaaatattaaaaaaatcaaggCCCTAATTAAAAACctcttgaagaaaaatgctcagCTGCTTGAATCAATGCAGATGGAGGCAACACGGTTCACAATTTAGGAGCCTTGGCTTTTCAAGATCTGTCTCCTTTGGTCTTAAAATGACCACCAGCAAACCAAGCAAACACAGaccatcatactaccaccaccatgttggtAAATTTATTTCACTTAGCGCCAGGTTGATTTGAgacatttttttccttaatgaatgaaaccattttttgaaaacaaattttttaaactCAGGTTAGCTTTGTCggatgtttgatgatctgaaatatagtgggggaaaaaagtaaaaacagaataagtctgttaaaaagaaatattttttatagcaCTGTATAGgttcaacataaataaaaaaaataatgtttgagaCTCCAGAGACTGAAAAAATGGTTCCTGTCAGGATTCAGTCAAGAACtgtcaaaattatattttttcaaagCAGAAAATGCC encodes:
- the LOC124875134 gene encoding actin-binding LIM protein 1-like isoform X13 — its product is MSRSNLLNLNSLGKICGSGNSSDMVILDRVKRKNSVRRMSIIEDGQLAEVLYLIPKQCMMEQLPFINPADYILCEKLAGIPAEVSVLHAPDSCQPCPPPGKQPIQCFRCGGLCKGEALRVQSSYFHLKCFTCKVCGCDLAQSGFFMRNCDCLCPVDFQRLHGTPCTNCGEFVEGEVVTVLGKSYHPACFVCTMCKQPFPAGDCVTFRGKNCICQRCTGPVSPSNQIHHPSNCSGCGRDIKNGQALLALGGQWHLGCFKCKACRRILSREYINKDGFPYCERDYQNQFGVKCEVCQRFITGKVLEAGERHFHPGCARCSRCGKMFTEGEEMYVRGSTIWHPNCKDNRRTEESCRVDRPKTPCLDFFYPPHELKPNRSSSESSCSRPGSCTPSSPGRTICAKVDDEIIDYRDLAAIPRVKAIYDIEHPDMMSYGSVNINPSALDQRGITQNRRSLTESPGNVSETTEESFETRPCMPKSSSHGSFGGQTMWYRHSYSPALSGSPQHFHRPDEGFDLYKRPPVYKQQDPDSSISQTASLPGFSQNFLSLPQSADYCHTNSDRFNFKLTKDDQLPLTRTDRGVSMPNLLDPKIYPYELLKVTNSRRVKLPKDVDRTRLERHLSPGSFSEIFGMKIQEFDRLPLWKRNDMKKKANLF
- the LOC124875134 gene encoding actin-binding LIM protein 1-like isoform X7 — protein: MSRSNLLNLNSLGKICGSGNSSDMVILDRVKRKNSVRRMSIIEDGQLAEVLYLIPKQCMMEQLPFINPADYILCEKLAGIPAEVSVLHAPDSCQPCPPPGKQPIQCFRCGGLCKGEALRVQSSYFHLKCFTCKVCGCDLAQSGFFMRNCDCLCPVDFQRLHGTPCTNCGEFVEGEVVTVLGKSYHPACFVCTMCKQPFPAGDCVTFRGKNCICQRCTGPVSPSNQIHHPSNCSGCGRDIKNGQALLALGGQWHLGCFKCKACRRILSREYINKDGFPYCERDYQNQFGVKCEVCQRFITGKVLEAGERHFHPGCARCSRCGKMFTEGEEMYVRGSTIWHPNCKDNRRTEESCRVDRPKTPCLDFFYPPHELKPNRSSSESSCSRPGSCTPSSPGRTICAKVDDEIIDYRDLAAIPRVKAIYDIEHPDMMSYGSVNINPSALDQRGITQNRRSLTESPGNVSETTEESFETRPCMPKSSSHGSFGGQTMWYRHSYSPALSGSPQHFHRPADEGFDLYKRPPVYKQQDPDSSISQTASLPGFSQNFLSLPQSADYCHTNSDRFNFKIYPYELLKVTNSRRVKLPKDVDRTRLEVGQYFLVKPPASVCPMSLCCMFTDLRRRVNLHQCNLSICIVYHKIN
- the LOC124875134 gene encoding actin-binding LIM protein 2-like isoform X9 encodes the protein MSRSNLLNLNSLGKICGSGNSSDMVILDRVKRKNSVRRMSIIEDGQLAEVLYLIPKQCMMEQLPFINPADYILCEKLAGIPAEVSVLHAPDSCQPCPPPGKQPIQCFRCGGLCKGEALRVQSSYFHLKCFTCKVCGCDLAQSGFFMRNCDCLCPVDFQRLHGTPCTNCGEFVEGEVVTVLGKSYHPACFVCTMCKQPFPAGDCVTFRGKNCICQRCTGPVSPSNQIHHPSNCSGCGRDIKNGQALLALGGQWHLGCFKCKACRRILSREYINKDGFPYCERDYQNQFGVKCEVCQRFITGKVLEAGERHFHPGCARCSRCGKMFTEGEEMYVRGSTIWHPNCKDNRRTEESCRVDRPKTPCLDFFYPPHELKPNRSSSESSCSRPGSCTPSSPGRTICAKVDDEIIDYRDLAAIPRVKAIYDIEHPDMMSYGSVNINPSALDQRGITQNRRSLTESPGNVSETTEESFETRPCMPKSSSHGSFGGQTMWYRHSYSPALSGSPQHFHRPDPDSSISQTASLPGFSQNFLSLPQSADYCHTNSDRFNFKIYPYELLKVTNSRRVKLPKDVDRTRLEVGQYFLVKPPASVCPMSLCCMFTDLRRRVNLHQCNLSICIVYHKIN